A portion of the Clostridium gelidum genome contains these proteins:
- a CDS encoding glycoside hydrolase family 88/105 protein, whose protein sequence is MKDYAKWMADSVIERKTDLTSYWAYEFGLTLDGIAEVWKQTKDRKYFDYIKECMDTFIQEDGSIKGYKEDEYNIDHLNNGKILLTIYKETKDEKYKKALKQLRTQIDNHPRTREGVFWHKEIYPEQIWLDGLYMGATFYAKYVNEFGDAGEFDDIAKQFVIAKNHLIDKKTGLLYHAYDDARVQHWANKETGLSAHFWSRSMGWYLMALVDTLDELPEDNKYKAEVLNIFNDCVNALIKVADKDSHVWYQVLDQGDRKGNYLEASGSSMIAYSIFKGIRKGYLPEELREFGKASFKGLVDEFILETKEGLINLNKICFVAGLGGKDNRDGSFTYYISEPIVSNEPKGLGPFILASAEANLL, encoded by the coding sequence ATGAAAGATTATGCAAAATGGATGGCAGATTCAGTAATAGAAAGAAAGACTGACTTAACTAGTTATTGGGCTTATGAATTCGGGTTAACACTTGATGGAATTGCGGAAGTTTGGAAACAAACTAAGGATAGAAAATATTTTGATTATATAAAAGAATGTATGGATACTTTTATTCAAGAAGATGGATCTATTAAAGGTTATAAAGAAGATGAATATAATATTGATCATTTGAATAATGGAAAAATACTATTAACAATATATAAGGAAACAAAAGATGAAAAATACAAAAAAGCATTGAAACAATTAAGAACACAAATTGATAATCATCCAAGAACTAGAGAAGGAGTTTTCTGGCATAAGGAAATTTATCCTGAACAAATATGGTTAGATGGTTTATATATGGGAGCAACTTTTTATGCAAAGTATGTAAACGAATTCGGAGATGCAGGTGAGTTTGATGATATAGCAAAACAATTCGTTATAGCTAAGAACCATTTAATTGATAAAAAAACTGGTCTTTTATATCATGCATATGATGATGCAAGAGTTCAACATTGGGCTAATAAAGAAACTGGATTATCAGCACATTTCTGGAGTAGATCTATGGGATGGTATCTTATGGCATTAGTTGATACATTAGATGAACTGCCAGAAGATAATAAATATAAAGCAGAAGTTCTTAACATATTTAATGATTGTGTAAATGCACTTATAAAAGTAGCAGATAAAGATAGTCATGTATGGTATCAAGTATTAGATCAAGGTGATAGAAAAGGTAATTATTTAGAAGCTTCAGGATCATCAATGATAGCGTATTCAATTTTTAAGGGAATTAGAAAAGGATATCTTCCAGAAGAATTAAGAGAATTTGGAAAAGCATCTTTTAAAGGATTAGTTGATGAATTTATTTTAGAAACTAAAGAAGGTCTTATTAATTTAAATAAAATTTGTTTTGTTGCAGGACTTGGTGGAAAAGACAATAGAGATGGATCATTTACATATTATATAAGTGAACCTATAGTTTCCAATGAACCAAAGGGTCTTGGACCATTTATATTAGCATCAGCAGAAGCAAATCTACTATAA
- a CDS encoding MFS transporter produces the protein MNEKIKLRNILGYSSINFLGSGAQGLMSAWLLLFYTTVCGLDVVKASSIFVIARIIDAVGNPLLGFISDSFGQTKLGRKFGRRKPFIALGIVGIAIIFPCLWIAGHSFVYYFAVNMIYEISYTLIFVPGTTLPAEMTQNAAEKAKLIGGKQYCGTLSGFISGLITAWIFTTYGNSSAQSFWYIGLSWGIITTLALLFFLFNVYERDPKTVVYEDAAGSVVEVFKKLGVDLVSCMRLKAFRLHSIMWFLGSIYKQLAGGVLTFFAMYVLSLTKVNVSAVNSVSSGISLVAIFIYIILAYKFGGPRTFKLGIGIILVSLLGYVYLVFAGHNSMTLTLFFIFTIVNIVGKAAVDYIPTYQMGFVADIDEALTLKRREGIYNGINGLFGKLAAAIESIVLGVGLSAFGFISSSAKDKVVEQPASAITGISVVTIVFPIVLLTIAWIAASRYKLTKETHKLLVDEVNRIKAGGLMDDVTTEAKEAVEVLTGWKYEQCFGNNNVAYTNKTLNFKATA, from the coding sequence ATGAACGAAAAAATTAAATTAAGAAATATACTTGGTTATTCAAGTATAAACTTTTTGGGGAGTGGAGCCCAAGGCTTAATGTCTGCATGGCTATTATTATTTTATACTACTGTTTGTGGACTTGATGTAGTAAAAGCATCATCAATTTTCGTAATCGCAAGAATTATCGATGCTGTTGGAAATCCATTATTAGGATTTATAAGTGACAGTTTTGGGCAAACAAAATTAGGTAGAAAATTTGGTAGAAGAAAACCTTTCATAGCACTTGGAATAGTTGGAATAGCAATTATATTCCCATGCTTATGGATAGCAGGACACTCTTTTGTGTATTACTTTGCTGTTAATATGATATATGAAATATCGTATACTTTAATATTTGTACCTGGGACAACTCTTCCAGCTGAAATGACTCAAAATGCAGCTGAAAAAGCAAAGCTTATTGGAGGAAAACAATATTGTGGTACTTTATCAGGATTTATATCAGGTTTGATAACTGCGTGGATTTTCACTACTTATGGAAATAGTTCAGCTCAATCATTCTGGTATATAGGACTTTCTTGGGGAATTATAACCACACTAGCCCTACTCTTCTTTCTATTTAATGTATATGAAAGAGATCCTAAAACAGTTGTTTATGAAGATGCAGCTGGTTCAGTTGTAGAAGTGTTCAAAAAACTTGGAGTGGATTTAGTTTCATGTATGAGACTTAAAGCATTCAGACTTCACAGCATAATGTGGTTCTTAGGTAGTATTTACAAACAACTTGCAGGTGGAGTTCTTACTTTCTTTGCAATGTATGTTTTAAGCTTAACAAAAGTTAATGTATCAGCTGTAAACAGTGTTTCTTCTGGAATTTCACTTGTAGCTATATTTATATATATAATACTTGCATATAAATTTGGTGGTCCAAGGACTTTTAAACTAGGTATTGGAATAATATTAGTCTCACTTTTAGGTTATGTATATCTTGTATTTGCAGGACATAATTCAATGACTTTAACTTTGTTCTTCATTTTCACAATAGTTAACATTGTAGGTAAGGCTGCTGTTGACTATATACCAACTTACCAAATGGGATTCGTTGCAGATATAGATGAAGCACTTACATTAAAGAGAAGAGAAGGTATCTACAATGGAATAAATGGTTTATTTGGGAAACTTGCAGCTGCAATAGAATCAATTGTACTTGGAGTTGGTTTATCAGCTTTTGGTTTTATCAGCTCAAGTGCAAAAGATAAAGTGGTAGAACAACCAGCTAGCGCGATAACAGGTATATCTGTAGTTACAATTGTATTCCCAATAGTATTACTTACAATAGCTTGGATTGCAGCTTCAAGATATAAACTTACAAAAGAAACTCACAAATTATTGGTAGATGAAGTAAATAGAATTAAAGCTGGTGGTTTAATGGATGATGTAACTACAGAAGCTAAAGAAGCTGTTGAAGTATTAACAGGTTGGAAATATGAACAATGTTTTGGAAACAATAATGTAGCATATACAAATAAAACGCTAAATTTTAAAGCAACTGCGTAA
- a CDS encoding IS1/IS1595 family N-terminal zinc-binding domain-containing protein, which yields MIQKKVKSKKLKQHINNFLKKDIYKNKKIECCQICGGKNYIKHGSYKGIQRYKCKDCGKTFSNMTNSLWSYSKKDLDIWVKFIELMIKRKSLRFCAKKLKISVTTAFYWRHKILNGLKIDSVPKKLEGDIHINKTIIVENFKGCRNIMTTKRSNIWVIAAKGNEDSMLVMPAFKHCWMRGIFYEKVYSRIEKGSYIIPYNDRYITAVAKEHNKKLIKERKEDDRVKFIIMNIIKWFSPFKGIATKYLEEYLSFFILFNLDRKIDYVDIICYLSFGNRFIRTKEIGL from the coding sequence TTGATACAAAAAAAAGTAAAATCAAAGAAATTAAAACAACATATAAATAATTTTTTAAAAAAAGACATTTATAAAAACAAAAAAATTGAATGTTGTCAAATTTGTGGTGGGAAAAATTATATTAAACATGGCTCATATAAGGGGATACAAAGATATAAATGTAAAGATTGTGGAAAAACTTTCTCGAATATGACAAATTCACTATGGAGTTATTCAAAGAAAGACCTAGATATATGGGTAAAATTCATAGAATTAATGATAAAAAGGAAATCCCTAAGGTTTTGTGCTAAAAAATTAAAGATAAGTGTAACAACTGCTTTTTATTGGAGACACAAAATTTTGAATGGATTAAAAATTGATAGTGTTCCCAAAAAATTGGAAGGAGATATACATATTAATAAAACAATAATAGTAGAAAACTTTAAGGGATGTCGAAATATAATGACAACTAAAAGAAGTAATATTTGGGTTATAGCAGCAAAAGGAAATGAAGATTCAATGCTTGTTATGCCTGCATTTAAACATTGTTGGATGAGAGGAATATTCTATGAAAAGGTATATTCTAGAATCGAAAAGGGATCCTATATCATTCCATATAATGACAGATATATTACTGCTGTAGCAAAAGAACATAACAAAAAGTTAATAAAAGAAAGAAAAGAAGATGATCGGGTGAAATTTATTATTATGAATATAATCAAATGGTTTAGCCCTTTCAAAGGAATTGCTACAAAATATTTAGAAGAATATCTTTCGTTTTTTATATTATTTAATTTAGATAGAAAGATTGATTATGTGGATATAATATGTTATTTATCTTTTGGAAACAGATTTATAAGGACAAAAGAAATAGGATTATAG
- a CDS encoding HD-GYP domain-containing protein has protein sequence MGDNLKINEIIDINENLHKLKIDELKIGMILGETINVSEKKILLKNDTITNEILEMLQNKETLEEVCVYKTKKYYNSDFENPENESVENKDYISGYNDKIKINVADTVAILEKTFDSISANLNQIFYKLGMLKGSNIDEIRTISKQLQEKMTDLNALINAIVFHGSGKDSIYRHGINVAVLSNLLGKWVGLDEKKVNLLTYSGLLHDIGKTKIDSKIFTTNDLLSEEDFNIVKSHPLLGYNIVKEINFLDKSVAQGILMHHERLDGSGYPLGLQDDNISQFGKIIAIADVFDAINSNRSYRKKKAPFEALEIIKKESFGKLDYKYSNIFLHHMFSYYVGKDVVLNNNKVAQIIQMDINDLDRPLILLEDSFIKLSLNSDLEIVEFVL, from the coding sequence ATGGGAGACAATTTAAAAATAAATGAAATTATTGATATCAATGAAAATTTACACAAACTAAAAATTGATGAATTAAAAATAGGTATGATTTTAGGAGAAACTATTAATGTTTCCGAAAAAAAAATACTATTAAAAAATGATACTATAACAAATGAAATATTAGAGATGTTACAAAATAAAGAAACTCTGGAGGAGGTTTGTGTTTATAAAACTAAAAAATACTATAATAGTGATTTTGAAAATCCTGAAAATGAATCTGTGGAAAATAAAGATTACATAAGTGGCTACAACGATAAAATAAAAATTAATGTTGCTGATACTGTAGCTATATTAGAAAAAACTTTTGATTCAATATCTGCGAATTTAAATCAAATTTTTTACAAGCTAGGTATGCTTAAGGGATCTAATATTGATGAAATTAGAACTATCTCAAAACAACTTCAAGAAAAAATGACTGATCTTAATGCCCTTATAAACGCTATAGTATTCCATGGAAGTGGAAAAGATTCAATATATCGTCACGGTATCAATGTAGCTGTGCTCAGTAATCTTTTAGGAAAATGGGTTGGACTTGATGAAAAAAAGGTTAATCTTCTTACTTATTCTGGGTTGTTACATGACATAGGCAAAACTAAAATAGATTCAAAAATCTTTACTACAAATGATTTGCTAAGTGAAGAAGATTTTAACATAGTAAAATCTCATCCTCTATTAGGATATAACATCGTTAAAGAAATTAACTTTTTAGATAAATCAGTTGCTCAAGGTATACTAATGCATCATGAAAGATTAGATGGAAGTGGATATCCTCTAGGATTACAAGATGATAACATATCACAATTTGGTAAGATAATTGCGATAGCAGATGTTTTTGATGCTATAAATTCCAATAGATCTTATAGAAAAAAGAAAGCTCCCTTCGAAGCACTTGAAATAATAAAAAAAGAAAGCTTTGGTAAATTAGACTACAAATATTCTAATATTTTTTTACATCATATGTTTAGTTATTATGTTGGAAAAGATGTAGTGTTAAACAATAACAAAGTAGCACAAATAATTCAAATGGATATTAATGACTTAGATAGGCCATTAATATTATTAGAGGATTCTTTTATAAAGTTATCTCTAAATAGCGATTTAGAGATTGTAGAATTTGTTCTTTAA
- a CDS encoding M15 family metallopeptidase has translation MIKKINIFIICLLMVLNISITSKASINQDYNIEMKQDILILMLAYPEYIVGVEKKNDDQVYLVMKSGKKIIYDDKKQKNHDEKLENADIQDMLEQDYPLEKNTEIMDKTFDPGRARHYELFNEVYGNSKASIEKNLSALKYGYTNYQFNSKNKANTSLEDALKESMTLAKTRGDIGSILYPASGTYNYRVISGTGRLSPHSYGIAIDLKSDKRDYWKWSSEKQGKERLKDYPKELVEAFEKNNFVWGGKWGHFDILHFEYRPEIILKAKYFGNVNSNSDWYEGAPLEEEATKKYIEIIDNVL, from the coding sequence ATGATAAAAAAGATAAATATTTTTATAATATGCTTATTAATGGTTCTTAATATATCAATTACTTCAAAAGCATCAATCAATCAAGATTACAATATTGAGATGAAGCAAGACATTTTAATACTTATGTTAGCTTATCCAGAGTACATAGTAGGAGTAGAAAAAAAGAATGATGATCAAGTTTACTTGGTTATGAAGTCTGGCAAGAAAATTATTTATGATGATAAAAAACAGAAAAATCATGATGAAAAGTTAGAAAATGCAGATATTCAAGATATGTTAGAACAAGATTATCCTCTTGAAAAAAACACAGAAATTATGGATAAAACTTTTGATCCAGGAAGAGCTAGACATTATGAATTATTTAATGAAGTTTATGGAAACTCTAAAGCATCTATAGAAAAAAATTTAAGTGCTTTAAAGTATGGATATACTAATTATCAATTTAATAGTAAAAATAAAGCTAATACATCTTTAGAGGATGCATTAAAAGAATCAATGACATTAGCCAAAACTAGAGGAGATATAGGAAGTATTCTTTATCCTGCTAGTGGGACTTATAATTATAGAGTTATATCAGGCACGGGAAGATTAAGTCCTCATTCTTATGGAATAGCAATTGATTTAAAAAGTGATAAAAGAGATTATTGGAAATGGAGCTCTGAAAAACAAGGGAAAGAAAGATTGAAAGATTACCCTAAGGAATTAGTTGAAGCCTTTGAAAAGAACAATTTTGTATGGGGAGGAAAATGGGGACATTTTGATATTTTACATTTTGAGTATAGACCAGAAATAATATTAAAGGCTAAATATTTTGGTAACGTAAATAGTAATAGTGATTGGTATGAAGGAGCACCTTTAGAGGAAGAAGCCACAAAAAAATACATTGAGATAATTGACAATGTACTGTAG
- a CDS encoding amidase domain-containing protein: MRLSKINKNLSIIIKMFMITLVFLLVNINMEQTVIGDIKTEEEAVSFVENIFKVKSKAVLSKDLDSIESLYATDTRYGQWAYEYEQRKVKYINNWAEKQGVKFIDIIPKVVIKKSQIKEDKCSFNILCNTEYKYIYPDQPEQINSSRIGTHHSLSLTKRDGEWIITKEWYTDPFADSLSLESIKADEIKEYIKSQPARDISDIHERRKGVVEYAEKFCGSATIEDYNYKYNNKYRNFNPEGGDCANFASQVLHEGGKFKETSGWNYDKGSVTGPWVNAGKFTYFMINSGRASVVAKGSYEKVYKASYKLLPGDFIAYEKKGDITHVSVVTGVDSKGYSLVTCHNTDRNNVPWDLGWSDKKMQFWLVRVHY; this comes from the coding sequence ATGCGACTCTCTAAAATTAATAAGAATTTATCAATAATTATAAAGATGTTTATGATTACTTTAGTATTTTTATTAGTTAATATTAATATGGAACAAACAGTTATAGGAGATATTAAAACTGAAGAAGAAGCAGTAAGCTTTGTAGAGAATATATTTAAAGTAAAAAGCAAAGCAGTATTAAGCAAAGACTTAGACTCAATAGAATCATTGTATGCTACAGATACAAGATATGGTCAGTGGGCTTATGAATATGAGCAAAGAAAGGTAAAATACATAAACAATTGGGCAGAAAAGCAAGGTGTTAAATTTATAGATATAATACCTAAAGTTGTAATTAAAAAATCACAAATAAAAGAAGATAAATGTTCTTTTAATATATTATGTAATACTGAATATAAATACATATATCCAGATCAACCAGAACAAATTAATAGTTCAAGAATTGGAACCCATCATTCGCTTTCATTAACTAAGAGAGACGGAGAATGGATAATAACAAAGGAATGGTATACTGATCCTTTTGCAGATTCATTAAGTTTAGAATCTATTAAGGCTGATGAAATAAAAGAATATATAAAATCACAACCAGCTAGGGATATATCTGATATTCATGAACGAAGAAAAGGTGTAGTAGAATATGCAGAAAAATTCTGTGGATCGGCAACTATTGAGGATTATAATTATAAATATAACAATAAGTATAGAAATTTTAATCCAGAGGGAGGAGATTGTGCAAATTTTGCTTCACAAGTATTACATGAGGGAGGAAAGTTCAAGGAAACTTCAGGTTGGAATTATGATAAAGGAAGTGTCACAGGTCCTTGGGTTAATGCAGGCAAGTTTACTTATTTTATGATAAATAGTGGAAGAGCTTCAGTGGTTGCTAAAGGAAGTTATGAAAAAGTATATAAGGCTTCTTATAAGCTTCTTCCCGGAGACTTCATAGCATATGAAAAGAAGGGCGATATAACTCATGTATCTGTAGTTACTGGTGTTGATTCAAAAGGATATTCCTTAGTAACTTGTCACAATACAGATAGAAATAATGTGCCATGGGATCTAGGATGGAGTGATAAAAAAATGCAGTTTTGGTTAGTTAGAGTACATTATTAA
- a CDS encoding glycoside hydrolase family 28 protein, which translates to MGEFEWNEKLYKEIEDKVNNNMPVLENKIEYNILDEKYKSLVRNIEEEYLTHPNGEYKGSKSQLKQDKEYISKSLIKNVREIEYYGDIIQEAINDATSNGGGKVVIKGSADSNNPNIYYTGAINLRSNVELHIEENVILKFVRNKTNEFYPLVYTRWEGVELINFSPFIYCYKEKNIAITGKGTLDGCADEFNWMPWKFGYFNEEDQQIQRERLFDLGQINAPVRTERIFGDDISTIRSPFIQLYKSKNILIRDIKILNSPFWEVNPVLCENIKVDGIRIDTNLYNNDGVDPESCKDIIIENCYFLTGDDCIAIKSGRNNEGRNIGVPCENIIIRNNEFKDGHGGITIGSEISGGVNYVFAHDNFFDSIKLDYPIRFKTNAERGGKLENIFVKNSTVNKSKIAVIHADFFYEEGAEGNHKPILRNITLSNIKTVDGGSIDAKHALYIKGFEDAPIENIVLEDVVLSGVKGETILQNVKNLTFTNVTINGEKLDDKTIDVDNDLIIHIV; encoded by the coding sequence ATGGGTGAATTTGAATGGAATGAAAAATTATACAAAGAAATTGAAGACAAAGTAAATAATAATATGCCAGTATTAGAAAATAAAATTGAATATAATATTTTAGATGAAAAATATAAATCTCTAGTAAGAAATATTGAAGAAGAGTACTTAACTCATCCAAATGGTGAATATAAAGGTAGTAAAAGTCAATTGAAACAAGATAAAGAGTATATTAGTAAATCATTAATAAAAAATGTTAGAGAAATAGAATATTACGGAGATATAATACAAGAAGCAATAAATGATGCTACTTCTAATGGTGGCGGAAAAGTAGTTATAAAAGGTAGTGCTGATTCTAATAATCCTAATATATATTATACAGGTGCTATAAATCTTAGAAGTAATGTTGAATTACATATAGAAGAAAATGTGATTTTAAAATTTGTGAGAAATAAAACAAATGAATTTTATCCATTAGTTTATACAAGATGGGAAGGTGTTGAACTTATAAATTTCTCACCTTTTATTTATTGCTATAAAGAAAAGAATATAGCAATAACAGGAAAGGGAACTTTAGATGGATGTGCAGATGAATTTAATTGGATGCCATGGAAGTTTGGATATTTTAATGAAGAAGATCAACAAATTCAAAGAGAAAGATTATTTGATTTGGGGCAAATAAATGCTCCTGTAAGAACAGAAAGAATATTTGGTGATGATATATCTACTATAAGGTCACCATTTATCCAACTATATAAATCTAAAAATATTTTAATCAGAGATATTAAAATATTAAATTCTCCTTTTTGGGAAGTAAATCCTGTTCTTTGTGAGAATATAAAAGTTGATGGAATTAGGATAGATACTAATTTGTATAATAATGATGGTGTTGACCCTGAATCATGTAAAGATATAATAATAGAAAATTGCTATTTCTTAACTGGTGATGATTGCATTGCAATAAAATCAGGAAGAAATAACGAAGGAAGAAATATTGGTGTGCCATGTGAAAATATAATTATTAGAAATAATGAATTTAAAGATGGTCATGGTGGAATAACTATTGGTAGTGAAATATCTGGTGGAGTTAATTACGTATTTGCCCACGATAACTTTTTCGATAGTATAAAATTAGATTATCCAATAAGGTTTAAAACAAATGCTGAAAGAGGCGGAAAGCTTGAAAATATATTTGTAAAAAATAGTACTGTAAATAAATCTAAAATTGCTGTAATTCATGCAGATTTCTTTTATGAAGAAGGAGCAGAAGGTAATCACAAACCTATTTTAAGAAATATAACATTGTCAAATATTAAGACAGTTGATGGTGGTAGTATAGATGCGAAACATGCTCTATACATAAAAGGATTTGAAGATGCTCCGATTGAAAATATAGTGCTAGAAGATGTAGTTTTAAGTGGAGTAAAAGGTGAGACTATATTACAAAATGTTAAAAATCTTACTTTCACAAATGTAACTATAAATGGAGAAAAATTAGATGATAAAACTATAGATGTAGATAATGATTTGATAATCCATATAGTTTAA
- a CDS encoding alpha/beta fold hydrolase, translated as MNNRISNASETEDALNEIYIYEDNYDENMKNIAEPYINSRLKCGYLNGDEGVKLYYENYEALDAKGNIVISHGYCENLERYHEMIYYFMKNGYNVFGVEHRGHGRSDTLGIADKTQVNLKDFNQYVSDLKIFMDKVVMSNNENKKVLLFAHSMGGAIGAKFLEDYRDYFDGAILNAPMLEVDTGNIPTFLAYIIVRFQVLIGNGGKYVLGQGPYMPEYNIDKIGTSSIIRYKYSDDIIANNEEFHRGGASYNWTWESLKITKEIVKEINASKVEIPVLLFQAEKDFYVKPGGQNKFAKKAKKCEIQKIENSRHEIFLEKDEVQKPYLKQVLDFYNNI; from the coding sequence TTGAATAATAGAATTTCAAATGCATCTGAAACAGAAGATGCTTTAAATGAAATATATATATATGAAGATAATTATGATGAAAACATGAAGAATATTGCGGAACCTTATATCAATAGTAGATTAAAATGTGGATATTTGAATGGTGATGAAGGCGTTAAGTTATACTATGAAAATTACGAGGCTCTAGATGCAAAAGGTAATATTGTAATATCTCATGGATATTGTGAAAATTTAGAAAGATATCATGAGATGATTTATTACTTTATGAAAAATGGATATAACGTTTTTGGTGTTGAACATAGAGGTCATGGAAGATCAGATACACTTGGAATAGCTGATAAAACCCAAGTGAATTTGAAAGATTTCAATCAATATGTTTCTGATTTGAAGATTTTTATGGATAAAGTTGTTATGAGTAATAATGAAAACAAAAAAGTATTACTATTTGCTCACTCAATGGGTGGAGCAATTGGTGCAAAGTTTTTAGAAGATTATCGAGATTATTTTGATGGAGCCATATTAAACGCACCAATGCTTGAAGTTGATACCGGAAATATACCTACTTTTTTAGCTTATATAATAGTAAGGTTTCAAGTTTTAATTGGTAATGGTGGAAAATATGTATTAGGTCAAGGGCCTTATATGCCTGAGTACAATATAGATAAAATAGGTACAAGCTCTATAATTCGTTATAAATATAGTGATGATATTATAGCTAATAATGAAGAATTTCACAGAGGTGGGGCAAGTTACAATTGGACATGGGAATCTTTAAAAATAACCAAAGAAATTGTAAAAGAAATTAATGCATCAAAAGTTGAAATCCCAGTATTATTATTTCAAGCTGAAAAAGATTTTTATGTAAAACCAGGTGGCCAAAATAAATTTGCAAAAAAAGCAAAAAAATGTGAAATTCAAAAAATAGAAAACTCTAGACATGAAATATTTTTGGAAAAAGATGAAGTCCAAAAACCCTATTTAAAACAAGTATTAGATTTTTATAATAATATCTAG
- a CDS encoding polysaccharide deacetylase family protein codes for MKVIYKCFPGGKFKVLTMSYDDGRGPDKKLISIFNQNGIKGTFNLNSGLIGSPPTAPSDIYGIRIPKSEIQSVYEGHEVSCHTMTHPTIARSPISQVVLEITEDRKELEHLVKYPVRGLSYPNGSYNDEIKNMLQYVGIEYSRIVGNSENFNLPKDFLEWKATCHHNYNLIKFADEFIELSKKQYMYIFYVWGHSYEFVRDNNWNLIEEFCKKIGHRNDIWYATNIEIVDYMKVCNNLRFSMDASFVYNPSVQSAWLSVDAEIVEVKGGTQVNL; via the coding sequence GTGAAAGTTATTTATAAATGCTTTCCAGGTGGAAAGTTTAAGGTATTAACAATGAGTTATGACGATGGAAGAGGGCCTGATAAAAAATTAATTAGTATATTTAACCAAAATGGAATAAAAGGAACATTTAATCTGAATTCAGGGCTAATAGGATCTCCACCAACAGCACCAAGTGATATCTATGGCATTAGAATACCAAAATCTGAAATTCAAAGTGTATATGAAGGACATGAAGTATCATGTCACACAATGACTCATCCAACAATAGCAAGATCTCCAATAAGCCAAGTAGTATTGGAAATTACTGAAGATAGAAAAGAATTGGAACATTTAGTTAAATACCCAGTCAGAGGGTTATCTTATCCAAATGGATCATATAATGATGAGATAAAGAATATGTTACAATATGTTGGCATTGAGTATTCAAGAATTGTTGGCAATAGTGAAAATTTTAATTTGCCAAAAGATTTTTTAGAATGGAAAGCTACATGTCATCATAATTATAATTTAATTAAATTTGCTGATGAATTTATTGAATTGAGTAAAAAGCAATATATGTATATATTCTATGTTTGGGGTCATAGCTACGAATTTGTACGAGATAATAATTGGAATCTTATAGAAGAATTTTGCAAAAAAATTGGACACAGAAATGATATATGGTATGCAACCAACATCGAGATAGTTGATTATATGAAAGTATGCAATAATTTAAGATTTTCAATGGATGCAAGTTTTGTATATAATCCATCTGTTCAATCAGCTTGGCTAAGTGTTGATGCAGAGATTGTTGAAGTTAAAGGCGGAACACAAGTAAACTTATAA